A genomic stretch from Hydrogenimonas urashimensis includes:
- the plsY gene encoding glycerol-3-phosphate 1-O-acyltransferase PlsY, with translation MEFLTNPNIIFYLAAYLIGGIPFGLILAKLFAGVDIKSAGSQSIGATNVLRVVKERDPKLARKLAIATVVLDALKGVLVLLVAKVAGMPDATLWAIAVLAVAGHCFSPYLMFEGGKGIATGVGVLAFMMPMVTAIALVVWFLLGKTVRISSLASLGALVTFIIASYILYPDVPNIHSHAPIWIIAIIVVYKHIPNIVRLIRGEEKRVA, from the coding sequence ATGGAATTTTTGACCAATCCCAATATCATTTTCTATCTTGCCGCTTATCTGATCGGCGGCATCCCTTTCGGTCTCATTCTCGCGAAACTTTTCGCGGGTGTCGATATCAAAAGTGCCGGCAGCCAGAGCATCGGTGCCACGAACGTGCTGCGCGTCGTCAAGGAGCGCGATCCGAAACTGGCCAGGAAACTAGCCATCGCCACAGTGGTGCTCGATGCGCTCAAAGGTGTTCTCGTTCTGCTTGTCGCCAAAGTGGCAGGCATGCCCGATGCCACTCTTTGGGCCATCGCGGTTCTCGCCGTCGCCGGCCACTGCTTCAGTCCCTATCTCATGTTCGAAGGGGGCAAAGGCATCGCCACCGGTGTCGGTGTTCTCGCCTTCATGATGCCGATGGTCACGGCGATCGCCCTGGTGGTCTGGTTTCTGCTTGGGAAAACCGTCCGCATCTCCTCCCTCGCCTCCCTGGGGGCTCTTGTCACTTTTATCATCGCCAGCTACATCCTCTATCCGGATGTACCGAACATCCACTCCCACGCGCCAATCTGGATCATCGCGATCATCGTCGTCTACAAACATATTCCCAACATTGTCCGCCTGATACGCGGCGAGGAGAAACGGGTCGCATGA
- the nadC gene encoding carboxylating nicotinate-nucleotide diphosphorylase encodes MIIQEFVKEVLLEDIGRGDLFGRVAPRKEATAQIIAKSEGIVAGQPYLEALAEFCNLRLYWFRRDGEPFEKGEVLLKIEGDAADLLAAERTLLNMLLHASSIATQVRPYVKALEGTGVLLLDTRKTRPMLRNFEKYAVRVGGAVNHRMGLDDALMLKDTHLSLIDDLEAFIDKARKKIPFTTKIEIECETVEMAAKAMDVGADIVMCDNMAPEQIRQVVLYRNENYPGVLLEASGNVTIENIRQIAETGVDAISSGAIIHQSHWIDLSMKIVT; translated from the coding sequence ATGATCATCCAGGAGTTCGTCAAGGAGGTGCTCCTCGAAGATATCGGCCGGGGGGATCTTTTCGGCCGGGTGGCGCCCCGCAAAGAGGCGACGGCGCAGATCATTGCCAAGAGTGAGGGGATCGTCGCGGGACAGCCCTACCTGGAGGCGCTGGCGGAGTTTTGCAACCTGCGGCTCTACTGGTTCAGGCGGGACGGCGAGCCTTTCGAAAAAGGGGAGGTGCTGCTCAAGATCGAAGGGGACGCCGCGGACCTGTTGGCGGCGGAGCGCACCCTGCTTAACATGCTGCTGCACGCCAGCTCCATCGCCACCCAGGTTCGGCCCTACGTCAAGGCGCTGGAGGGGACCGGCGTGCTTCTTCTGGATACGCGCAAAACCCGCCCCATGCTGCGCAATTTCGAAAAGTACGCCGTGCGGGTCGGGGGCGCCGTCAACCACCGGATGGGGCTTGATGATGCGTTGATGCTCAAAGATACCCATTTGAGCCTCATTGACGATCTGGAGGCTTTCATCGACAAAGCGCGGAAAAAGATTCCCTTCACGACCAAGATCGAGATCGAGTGCGAAACGGTGGAGATGGCCGCCAAGGCGATGGATGTGGGCGCCGATATCGTCATGTGCGACAACATGGCCCCCGAACAGATTCGTCAGGTGGTGCTCTACCGCAACGAGAACTACCCCGGCGTGCTGCTGGAAGCCAGTGGCAACGTGACGATCGAGAATATCCGCCAAATCGCCGAAACCGGCGTGGACGCCATCAGCTCCGGCGCCATCATCCACCAGTCGCACTGGATCGACCTTTCGATGAAGATCGTGACATGA
- the nadA gene encoding quinolinate synthase NadA translates to MEQQKLKENIQKLKEKLPVTIVAHYYQRDEVFELADITGDSLELARRCKADDNEWVLFCGVGFMGQSVKVIAPEKRVAMPKIACCAMARMIDQKCYDDSVRFLEEHGIKETDVLPITYINSSAEVKASVGKMGGMVCTSSNAYKIIEQGLESGKKILFVPDRCLGQNVANMMGLRSCVIGDGTDPNEADIICYNGFCSVHQLFTVDDVRFYRKKYPGIKIAVHPECDPSVVAESDFCGSTSQLIKYVGELPEEQKVAVGTEYNLVHRMREKNTYVLSSTKPECPTMNETTLEDVYTTLKAIEKGAVPTEIDVDPETREWAKVALERMLAL, encoded by the coding sequence TTGGAACAACAGAAACTGAAAGAGAATATACAGAAACTGAAAGAGAAGTTGCCGGTTACCATCGTCGCCCACTACTATCAGCGCGACGAAGTGTTCGAACTGGCCGACATCACCGGCGACAGCCTGGAGCTGGCACGCCGCTGCAAAGCCGACGACAACGAGTGGGTGCTTTTCTGCGGCGTGGGGTTCATGGGCCAGAGCGTCAAGGTGATCGCCCCCGAAAAGCGGGTCGCCATGCCCAAGATCGCCTGTTGCGCCATGGCGCGGATGATCGACCAGAAGTGTTACGACGATTCGGTCCGGTTTCTGGAGGAACACGGCATCAAAGAGACGGATGTGCTGCCTATCACCTACATCAACTCCAGCGCCGAAGTCAAGGCGAGCGTGGGCAAGATGGGCGGGATGGTCTGCACCAGCTCCAACGCCTACAAGATTATCGAGCAAGGACTTGAGAGTGGCAAGAAGATCCTCTTCGTCCCCGACCGCTGCCTGGGACAGAACGTGGCCAACATGATGGGGCTTAGATCCTGCGTCATCGGTGATGGCACCGACCCCAACGAAGCCGACATCATCTGCTACAACGGTTTTTGCTCGGTGCACCAGCTCTTCACCGTCGACGACGTGCGCTTCTACCGAAAGAAGTATCCGGGCATCAAGATCGCCGTCCACCCCGAATGCGACCCTTCCGTGGTGGCCGAGAGCGATTTCTGCGGCTCCACGAGCCAGCTCATCAAGTATGTAGGCGAGCTGCCCGAAGAGCAGAAGGTGGCGGTGGGAACCGAATACAACCTGGTGCACCGCATGCGGGAGAAAAACACGTATGTCCTCTCTTCCACAAAGCCCGAGTGCCCCACGATGAACGAAACGACCCTGGAGGATGTCTACACGACCCTCAAAGCGATCGAAAAAGGGGCGGTGCCCACCGAAATCGACGTCGATCCCGAAACCCGTGAGTGGGCCAAAGTGGCGCTGGAGAGGATGCTGGCGCTATGA
- a CDS encoding DHH family phosphoesterase translates to MEYKRAKRAVEKARHITIVGHLNPDADAIGTALGLWWIVKGLGKRADVVFASRPLPQLLSFLPGFGKIRHALHPGSDLIVSVDCGSFDRLGIERPEGSLLVNIDHHKSNTAYGDLNLVEPHYVCAAEVAFRLAATAGWDIPKNSASNFYTALISDTGFFGYEGVDERVFDFAKTLLRLGASPEWSARMLRENQPLCKMRLLPMVLETLTLYMDGRVAGLHVTRGMLEKSGATVNETDDMVNYARALATVEIGFLVREEEDGGLKVSLRSKTTSDVSRIAVAFGGGGHKHAAGFTLYGVEHDVLVEKLLKMIKEEKFV, encoded by the coding sequence ATGGAATACAAACGAGCGAAAAGGGCGGTGGAAAAGGCGCGCCATATCACCATCGTCGGTCATCTCAATCCCGATGCCGACGCCATAGGTACAGCCCTGGGGCTCTGGTGGATCGTGAAGGGACTTGGCAAGCGTGCCGATGTGGTGTTTGCCAGCCGGCCGCTTCCGCAGCTTCTTTCGTTTCTGCCCGGTTTCGGAAAGATCAGGCATGCGCTCCATCCCGGAAGCGATCTGATCGTCAGTGTCGACTGCGGCAGTTTCGACCGCCTCGGTATCGAACGGCCGGAAGGGAGCTTGCTTGTGAATATCGACCATCACAAGAGCAATACGGCCTATGGCGATCTGAACCTGGTCGAGCCCCATTATGTATGCGCCGCCGAAGTGGCTTTCAGACTGGCCGCGACAGCGGGATGGGATATTCCGAAAAACAGCGCATCGAATTTCTACACCGCCTTGATCAGCGATACCGGTTTTTTCGGGTACGAAGGGGTCGACGAGCGTGTATTCGATTTTGCCAAGACGCTTTTGCGGCTGGGCGCCTCACCCGAATGGTCGGCGCGCATGCTTCGAGAAAATCAGCCCCTGTGCAAAATGCGCCTGCTTCCGATGGTTTTGGAGACGCTGACACTCTATATGGACGGCCGTGTCGCGGGACTGCATGTGACACGCGGGATGCTCGAAAAGAGTGGGGCGACCGTCAACGAAACGGACGATATGGTCAACTATGCCCGAGCCTTGGCGACGGTGGAGATCGGTTTCTTGGTCCGTGAAGAGGAAGATGGCGGGCTGAAAGTTTCCCTGCGCTCCAAAACCACGTCGGATGTAAGCCGCATCGCCGTGGCTTTCGGAGGGGGCGGCCACAAGCATGCCGCGGGCTTTACCCTTTACGGGGTGGAACATGATGTGCTTGTCGAAAAACTATTGAAGATGATAAAAGAGGAGAAGTTTGTATGA
- the flhB gene encoding flagellar biosynthesis protein FlhB, translating into MADDLEKTEEPTPKKIEEAKKEGNVPKSMDTSGFVTLLVAVVAFAALTGWIFDRLETLYRYYVNFVGVELTPRVLVDITIYSVIQIFVMVLPLALPVAIAGMLGAWAQFGFIFTTKPLVPDLTKIDPIKGAKNLFSLKKLIEGFKITVKVAAVFAVAFSVFLGFIKELVSVSRAPLPEQITWLSERAIILAAVMLVLLLVLALVDLLFVRYNYFKGLRMSKQEIKDEMKQMEGNPEIKAKIRQIQMEMARRRMLAEVPSADVVITNPTHYAVALQYRQEEGHAPKVVAKGADLIALRIKEIAREHHIQIVENPPLARELYRSVEIDEEIPERFYQAVAEVLAFVYRSKSAM; encoded by the coding sequence ATGGCTGACGATTTAGAGAAGACCGAAGAACCGACCCCCAAGAAGATCGAGGAGGCCAAGAAAGAGGGGAATGTTCCCAAAAGCATGGATACCTCGGGCTTCGTCACGCTCCTGGTCGCAGTGGTCGCTTTCGCGGCACTGACCGGCTGGATTTTCGATCGGCTCGAGACACTCTATCGGTATTATGTCAATTTTGTCGGAGTCGAGCTTACGCCCAGAGTGCTGGTTGATATCACGATCTATTCGGTGATCCAGATTTTTGTGATGGTTTTGCCCCTTGCGCTGCCGGTGGCGATCGCGGGGATGCTGGGCGCCTGGGCGCAGTTTGGTTTCATTTTCACGACCAAGCCGCTGGTGCCCGATCTGACGAAGATCGATCCCATCAAGGGAGCCAAGAACCTCTTCTCCCTGAAGAAACTGATCGAAGGATTCAAAATAACCGTCAAGGTCGCCGCGGTTTTCGCGGTTGCCTTCAGTGTCTTTCTAGGATTCATCAAAGAACTCGTTTCGGTTTCGCGGGCACCGCTTCCGGAGCAGATTACGTGGCTTTCCGAGAGGGCGATCATCCTGGCGGCCGTCATGCTTGTCCTGCTGCTCGTCCTGGCGCTTGTCGATCTTCTTTTTGTGAGGTACAACTATTTCAAAGGGCTTCGCATGTCCAAACAGGAGATCAAAGACGAGATGAAGCAGATGGAGGGAAATCCCGAAATCAAGGCGAAAATCCGGCAGATTCAAATGGAGATGGCGAGGCGGAGAATGCTGGCGGAGGTTCCGAGTGCTGATGTGGTCATCACCAACCCCACCCATTACGCCGTGGCCCTGCAGTACCGTCAGGAAGAGGGACACGCACCGAAAGTGGTGGCCAAGGGGGCCGACCTGATCGCCCTGAGAATCAAAGAAATCGCAAGAGAGCACCATATTCAGATTGTCGAAAACCCGCCCCTGGCCCGGGAACTTTACCGAAGCGTCGAAATAGACGAGGAGATTCCGGAGCGGTTCTATCAGGCGGTGGCCGAAGTATTGGCATTCGTTTACAGATCCAAAAGCGCTATGTGA